The sequence GTGAGAGGATCCTATGCATTTTGCTGTAACTTAATGTTTCAAGAGTGTACCTCTGCCTTAGAAGATGGGTCTTACGTTGAATCATTACACTCatggttttttgttattgtcGTCTGCTGATGCTTCTCTCGAAATATTAATTAGTGAATCATAATTTATATCATGATTTCTTCGTATGTATTATGGTAGTTATTCCCTTCCCTaccaaattataatataatgtgaAAGGCAACAAAGTTTACGCCCAAACACTTTTTGTTTTTCCCCTTTTACGCGCAAGCACTTGGATGGAAGACTTGCTGTTCAAAGTCTTGCCATTAACAGATTCttcactctctttttttccctttttttttccctgccaaattacaaaataataataataataacaagccTTTTGTGGTTAATGAAAATTTCTAGGAAGTCAATAATGTGAGCCATCTGTAATGTACTAAGAAAATATTTGGAttcgagtttttttaattttaaattattatatatttagttttatattattgtgatatgttgatattaaaaataaaatttttaaaaataaaaattattattttaatataatataattttaaaagaaacactttaaaaaacaattgttaccaTAATATTAAACAGGTTCTCTAACAAGTTCAAttcttttcaatcaaataatcatcaccattataatataatatgatggtaaaaattttataattattttttaattaaaaatacatcaaaataatattttttataatatcccGAGAAGGTACTtcaatttaacatttttaaaattttaaaaataatatattcattttactatgctatcaaaatattaaaaaatagaaacaccCATGAAtccttagttttaaaattttacttttaagaatatttaaatcaTTCCTGCTTCAGAAcgtttaaaatttgatttatctcCTATAAATATGAAGTATGAACATTATCTAAAGCCACCGTTTAGacaagaaaaacataatttcCAGAAAACACGTAATGTCAAGACAGCTCAGATTCCCAAACACGCTGCCCAAGCGCGCACTCGCCGGGAAGACTAAAGGTCAAGTCGTCGTCGTCCCCATCAACATGGTTATTAACTTATTATTGCCCGAGCATCAAGAAGAGGATTGGCCCCATCCCCCGTCCCTTCCTCTCTCCTTcaagacttcttcttcttcttcttcttcacaatatatatatatatatatatattattctagaCTTTTTACTATTCAAGATGCAAAATGCTTAGGCTGACATGattgctatttttaattttaaaaagattaatattAACCCTGATGTGAATCGCATGCCGATACACAAGTTAATATACTTAAAAGAATGATGCGGGACATAAGTGTTTACTGTgtgaagaaaatatataataaaaaaagttgaagagaaaataacaaaagatccTAAAACTGCTAAATTGCTAATACGCCAAGCCAAGGAAATAGCTAAtccatttgaaatattaaaaaagttataatacaaataacacTAATTATTGGGAGGCAAAAAAGGTCCTCGACACGCGCGAACACTTGGACTCAATACATGGAATGTTTTTTCTGTAAGTGTAGTAggtagttcttatttttttaattaaaaaaataatataatatttttattttttaaaaactatttatgatattagtacatataaaatattaaaaaaatttatatataaaaacattatttataccAAAAAGACAAACATCATATATATAAGGAAAAAGGGATCACCGGCCGTCGGTGTTGTTTGAACATAAACAATTGAACAttggaagaaataaataatttccccATGCTTAAATTATGGCAACTATTCTTTTCAACTCCGGCCGGACATGACATGGCTTTAGTAGAatgccttttttcttcttcttcctctgtctTTTGGAGAAAAGATTGAgaagtttattaaaattcatggcaagtttattaaaattaatggatGCCTTTTCGAAATTACGTGTTTCGTGTTTCCTTTTtcgtttattaaaaaaaaatattacagattttaacacccgcggcatcgcgcgggtatcaaGACTAGTAagtattaaaacatgtttgaagtataaattgttttttaatatatatatttttttaaaatatattaaaataatattttttaaattttatttttgatattaatatattaaaaaaaattaaaatttaaaaaaaatttaaaaacacaatacaaCTACAAAAACAAAGTAACAAACACCATTAATAgcttaagagcgtgtttggtattgtagtagctgttgtggttgtgatttaaaaaaagttattttataaaaagtatttttagttgagattggtttgaaaaaataagtgttttgttaaaattgtggttgaaattgaggttgaacaaaaagtagtttaatgtgtttggttaagaatgcttttgaaattgatgttaaaaaataattcaaaaaaatatatatattaatattgatggtttttaattaaaatattgtagatttaattattgttattatatcatgaaataaataatactttatataaaatattttttattgttccattaaactatctacaattccatcacgtattaAATATATCCGACAAGGACTACAGTTTTCACAAATTTTGTAAGAGCGCAACAACATCaagtaaaatttaattaggaataaaattgaaattgtgatcaaattctataaatgctgcatcatcaagcgatctccgtttaatttatgtagttattgaataatgtttaacactagtttttaaaataaaatacaattaaaaataataaaaaaaaatattttattaggtcGGAActggttcaatgcatttttagctttgaaccAAACCGATCTGGCCGGATCAATTTcactattcattaaaaaaataggtgaACAGTGGAACCATGCTCcactgttttttaatttaaatggatgaacagtggagccaaaACAATGGAGCATGGATCAACTATTCatccatttaaaataaaaaacagtaaagCCATGCTTCACTGTTCATCCATTTTCCTGTTACAAGAAGCAGCCAAGAGCTGCTTCTTGTAAGTTGAGGAAATTATGGTAACAATGTtaccaaacaataaaaatcatggCTGTGAATGAATCTCATCAACagtcacaataccaaacaacatctaaaaaaacattacttcCTGAAATTAAGCTTGTAGAGAGTCTTAAGAATTCAAAATTGACAGATGCAGTATATcacatatcaaatttaataccTTAAACATCCACATTAATTTCTCTCACAAAGAACTAAGAAGGGAAGATGGCAAGTTAAATTTTTGCTGGAACAACAACAGTAAGAGagaaaaatccaacaaaacagATCCTACAAGGCAAAGCAGATGTAGAAAAATGAGAAACTTTCAAGAGCCTCATCTTGGGAAAGATCAAACATCTGTTCTAATATGGATTCTTTTGTCAAAATTACAGTCTTTCACAAATGAATgaacaaaaatatatgtaaatgtTCCACTCATTAACATTCAACGAGGAGAATGCTAAATTCTAACCAATTCACAGAAAGATCATGGTGGTTTCTGTAATGCCTCGAAACCCAGGCAGAAGGTGGAAAATAGAAACATAGAACCATACCATATTTCCATAAATGGGACATATTACAGACAGCAATTCTTTTACCTCGGTTATAAACAGAAAATTAACAACCTAGGAAGAAGATGTTAACAACTGTAACAAGTGTAACCCATACAAATGAGAATCCAAGAACTAAGTCGAACTTGAACTGCCTTTGTTGAACATTAACCACAAAGCTCAATCAAGATCAATTAGGAACAATATTAAGAACAAATAAGAGGAACAAAATCAATGTCAATAGTAAACACAAGAAAATAGAGCAATGGAAACTAAGAGACACAATTCAAGAGCCAGAAGAAATACTGGTTCAAGATTTTCTGAAAGCAATTCGAGAACAGTATACAATCCGTCACAGCCAACCACAACATAACAAAGGTAGCTAGAGAACAATCAAAACAGTGAGCCACTAAACATTTCatttgctttttctttctttctcgacAAAAACTATCTTAGACAAGCAAAAGGTTTTGATCTTCAAGCATAGTGAAAAACAAATGAAGCCCACAAAGAAATAGGACATAGAATTGCTAAACAGACAAGAAGCTTGGAGTTAAATTCACTTACTTTCAGGCATCAAAAGCAAAAGAGGAAAGCAACGGTAGAGGTAGTTGCTTTGCTGATATTCTTGACCTTCAACTTCTGGAAAAGGTTTCTCACCTACTTCACCACAACACTACATTGTACAAGTCCGGCCAGCACCGATGAAGGTTCAGCCagctccctccctccctctctttttgttcttttcctcctctctcttctcttcttacTGTTTTTAGGGGAAGACTACATTTATGCCCATATaaatttatcaatgttttaCTACTACACTCATAGTTCAAACCTTTCCAATGCGAcccttataatttttaaacagtttcaagaaattttaaagagtaataaataatatatattaaattagaaagataaagacacaagaaagagaagaaaatatgagagattgagaattaagaaaaatatcattcagtctaaacaaaaatattcttatcaaAATCACtcagaaaattaatataaaaactaaaaaaaaaaaaaaaaactagtctaTTTagtcaattaatatattttaattaaccgGCGAGTTTTGGGTGAATGGATAAGGGTAACGTTGTAACTTTTTGAGAAGTAGAAGGGTAACATTGGGAACATTTAGACTGCGGAGGCTAAAGTGAAATACGGATAAATCTATATGGATTAAAACGAAGTTTACCCTTTTTTATACGCTGAATCTCCCTTTTCAAATGAGATTACTCTCcgtttttcttctttctaattATATAACCTTAagctgttatattttttttaatcatatcccTATCTTTCTGGCTTATTTGAGTTTCGCAATTTGCCTCGACATATCATATCATGTAAAAATGGGaaggaaagaaattaagaaaatcacAATGATTCTACATTTTCGTAGCAATCCTACACATCCAACTTTACAAGGAAGAAGTGTTCTGACAGCTTCATACTTCATAAGGATATGCAGGGCAAGCTCAAAGTTTCTCAGAGGCTGTCGAGGCAGCGGCAGAACAAAAGGAGTAATGAAAATCTCTCAGCTTTAACATTAAtgccttcttttttctctcgCTAGATCAATGCAAATATGTAAAATGAATTTCACAATGTAGTTATTGAATAATTACAAGTTAGATAATCAAGTTCTGATAATGGGATAATGGCAAAGATTAATGaccataaaaaatttatgatttaggGTTCTTGTGTGGTGATCATTTTTGGCAaaattttgtattgtttgtGCTTATTGTTTTTATCGTGTTGTTCTTGTCTGCGTCAATCGCTAAGTAAGCTCTATTGAGATTATTGACAGCTAAAGGGGAAAAGCTGTGCTGGTACGTTTATGACTAGTTAAAACTAGAAACATGGCCCGCGCTACGctgcgggtcaattttttttatataaaaaaatatttaaaaaaattaaaatttaagagtgttaggtttttctataaagttatactTAAAAAGCATTGGGTCTATCTGTTACTCTTAATTCAAaagttatattaataataatattaaacttgtataTCCCAAATTTAAGTGAGTTTGGTGGCAACATCAAACACGGAGCCTTTGATATGAGTCTGGTTGCAAGGTTTTGTTATagaagtgtgataattaaaaaaaaaaaaaaaattaatattacataatgaaattaaaaaaaattaattgaaaagaaataaacaataaaacaaagtattattCTGATGAATAGTGCTTTGCAAGGAGGGGCACGGTAAAATCCCCTCATGAgatcacaataatttaatgaccagtaaacaaaataaatcataaagtttaattcttaatcaaatcgatattaaaaaataaaattgaaagaaaaaaaactacttaagaaaaagaaaaaaaattaattaactggtttaactcatcaaacctgggattcgtgttataaaattggaagaaaaaagattgatgtcttttagttattgttaattacaatatttaaagaaaaaattggaagaaaaaactaataaaaaaaaagaaaaaaaatatgaattaactgagttaacccaccaaatcaagttaactcgtcaaacctgagattcatgtcatgagagtatgataactaaatataaaaaaattaacattaataaactaaaatgaacaaaaacaaaggaaaaaaaaacctacaggaagaaaaaaaactaatgaagaaaaagaaaaaaaaaatctgaattaactgggttaacccgtcaaaccaggttaatccatcaaacctgggatttgtatcatgaaagtttgataactaaatacaaaaaaacttaatattaacaaactaaatttaaaaaaaataattaaaaaaaaatacgaaacaaaaaaaatattaatttttttaaaaaaatcctacatgaagaaaaaaaactaatgaagaaaaaaaaatctgaattatctgggttaatccttcaaaccaggttaacccgtcaaatctgggATTTGTGTCattaaagtttgataactgaataggaaaaaaataatttacgggttaacccagaaatagctgggttaacccgtcaaacctggaatccatgtcatgaaagtttgataactaaatagaaaaaatttaacattaataaactaaattaaacgaaaaaattaattaaaaagaaaaacaaaaaaaattcggGTTAACGCGTCAAACCCAGAACccatgtaatgaaagtttgataactaaatagaaaaaaatttaacataaacaaaaaaaaaaattaaactaaaaaaatattcattaaaaaaaaaacaaagaaaacaaaacaacttaaaaaaaaaaaaaaaaaaaaaaaaaaaaaaaagcaaaaaaaaaagacagctaagcgtttcactgtgattgcactcaaaaaaattaattaaaaagaaaaaccagaaaaaaaaatccgggttaacgCGTCAAACTCGGAACcaatgtaatgaaagtttgacaactaaatagaaaaaaaaattaacattaacaaaaaaaataaacaaaaaaaatattcattaaaaaaaaaacaaagaaaacaaaacggcttaaaaaaaaaacaacttaaaaaaacaaagcaaaaaaaaaaaaagatagctaagcgtttcactgtggactgcacccgaaaaatttaattaaaaagaaaaaccagaaaaaaaaatccgggttaatccatcaaaactcaaaacatgtatcataaaaatttgataactaaataaaaaaaatttaatattaataatttttttaaaaaaaaatcattaaaaaaattaaaaaaaatgaaacagctaaaaaaaaaaaaagacagctcaGCGTTTAACTGTGTACTTGTACAGTAAAACAGAGCAGTTTTAgtttattcttaattaattaattctctgATGCATTTTTACCCTCTCCTCTTATCAACTGCGCCACAAAAGCCAGcagttattttcttctttaaaagagTGAAATTGTTTATCAAGTTCCGAAAAGTCAGTCAATATCTTGTCAAATCTACTTTAcgcaatattttatatttgtgctagaaaaaagaaagagatgggAAAGCTataacctcttaaaaaaatacataaaaatatatggtaGGAATACTGTCATGtcaacaaaacaaatgaaaaacaatgacaaaaaaTTGGTCAAAATTGTAAGAatgaattttaaatgtaaacagTGCAATCCACAATAATTTTAGATATAATATATTGTGATTCACTgatctcttttagtttattttaatactCACAGTTATACCTGTCCCCATGTAAATCTTTTCTTAGAGCTTGTGCGAGTCAGATCCCAATAAACTCTGCAGCTTTTAATGGTATTAACAAAGGAATGGTGTTAACCTGTGGAACTACTCTGAGTGTCAACGAATATGTTCTTGAAAGGGTCAATTGAGACATTGTTGGCTACTGCATAGACTAGCTTGAGGCTTTTCTAGACTAGTTTgtacaatatcaaatatttggTGAAAAAAACTATCATGTATGTGGAATTTGATGTATCAGGGCTGATGAATAGGGGATAaaatctcttttctcttctttattgttgcttaattttttctttcaagattaTTGAACGTTATGATGGAGCTAGTGAGTTAAAGAGAGGCTCGAGTGTTGTGAATGGTAATGGAGGTGGAGAAATTGATGTTGTTTGTGgttttgaagaagagaaagaagaaaaataacaatcatttaaaatttatttttaacattaataaattaaaacaattttaaaatattaaaataattaattcaaaacaaaaataattcaagtatttttaaaatcacggTATcactgcaaaaacaaacactgccTGGTAAAAATCAAGAGccaattattttccaattttaCGTGTACTGATTAATTGACGagtatttttaaagtatatgcCGATGgatttctaattatttaaagattaaattctGATTTAATGGCCGAGTTTTTGAAACATGCTAATTGGAAACTGATGATAGAGTATTATATCATTGGAAATTAGTTAGATTATTGAAATCCAACTAATTCTGATTtactttgaattaaaaaaaaaaaagattattgaaATCAGTTAGATTTGACTCTATGTGATATGGAATTAAGATGAGGGACTGATTTCCAGTACAGGTTCATtatatttcagaaaaaaaaatcaaatatggaaATCCATTTTCGGATTCATTTGAATTAGGAAAGAAATATAGCAATCTCTAAATTTTCTCCTCGTTTACTCTTGAGTAATTATTagtaatctaaaataaattttatttcctttaccTATTGTaaggaattaaattttaacttcaCTCACTTCCATCAATTATCcatcactagtttttttttctgttaatataaatttcccgaataaaaaaaattatttactacATCAAAACATTACATTagtaattacaataaaaataaaagaaaataacacgTTGCCTACAGTATCTCCATGACCTTATATCAGCTAGGAAATAAATCAACTTCTCTCCTTTTCATACAAAAATCTTTCATCTTttacaaatataattatttttagcgttttaaaactaattaatgacTAGATATAGGATGATTTCTCCTTCCATAATTCCTTGAACCATAATCTCAAAGTGGCAGGTTAATTTACCGTATAATTTCTTTAGCATATGGGGCTTGATCATGCTTTCAactctttccttcttttcaaCCCTTTGCTTTACTCGCAACATCTTCTGAAACTTATATTTTCCTCAATAGACtttcacacacacatatataaacagGCAAAGGCATTCGCCACAGTACTCTCCTCTGTTGCATATATCACATCACTATATTCTAATTCTAGCAGCAGAAACATGGCCTTTTCTCACTGTTTCTCCCTATTTTTTCCACTTCTAGCCATCATTCTCCTGACCAACCCTACCTTAAGTGAAGCCCAAGATTCCCAAGTTTTAATCGACGAAGTATGTCGACAAATGGAAGACTATGGTTTCTGCAACAGGGTTTTCCATGAGAACATGAAAAGCCCGTCAATAGACTACGTTGGTCTCACAGCGATAGCAATGGACCAGACAATAACAAACGCAACCAACACTTACGAGTATATTTTGGATCTTCTAAGGAACACAACTGACCAATCATTGAGGAATGTTCTTGTTGCATGTGAGAATGCTTTTGGTATAGTGAAGTCGTCTTTCGGGGATGCCTTGCAATCTTTTAACAGGAAAGATTATGATGATATGTTCAAGCTTGAACGGGATGCACCGAGAGCACAAGCCAGCTGTGAAACTAGTTTCATTGCACCACCAAGTCCTCCAAATCCTTTGGCTGAAAGGAATAGGGAGATGAGGATTCTGATTACCATGGCTATTGTCTCTGGAAAGGAAATACTAAAGCGTTGATGTTTTTTGTTAGGCTTGTTAATCTGCGAGCGACCCTTCTCTAGTTTTAAAGCGTATTCGTTCATTTATATCGGTGGATTTATCCTCCAAGGAATAAAATTTGAACCGTTCgtttattttgattctttctcttcccaacttttttctttttgagattttatatatatatatatatatatatatatatatatatatatatatatatatattgtttcgAACTTGAAAATAAGTGCCAAATACAATACAAATCCGAGTGTCATGTCACTTTTATAAATTAAGGGATTCTAAGTTAAATCCATAATccataattaaataacaataatgacATAAAAGTGAAGGATAAATAGTTtgttacaagtaaaaaaaaatcttaaagactaaaaacactataaatatgagaattaatttaaaaatacttattttatttaattatattttcacttgtcaaaaaaactattataacaatttatatagagaaaaaacattaataatattgagtctataaataaaaatagaaagaaataaagttaattatgaaaaatatttattttttaaaaaagataacatTAGTCTTCCTGGATTAAAAAGAATTCATCCTCGAGTTAAATCTTCAGTTAAAAATTGTTCTCTATCAAGAATATGTTTTATAAGTGAGCCATTCTATCATGGATTCCTAACTATATGTGCGgatcattttattataaattcctAACATAATATATTTGTGGAGGTTGTCCTATTATTGGTCTCACTATTAGGATTTCAAATGAAAACAATTGATgtagaaaaaaacattagagtTAGGTCGTGGACATCTTTTTTCTTGAGGAAAAACTTCTTCATTCCCTCCTAAATTTATATGTGTCCTATTATACAACCTCTTACAACTATTATTAATGTATAACATATAGCaaagcaaaataattattaaagattattGGATTATAATACCAATTAACGTAGGCAAAAGTGAGAGATAA is a genomic window of Populus alba chromosome 5, ASM523922v2, whole genome shotgun sequence containing:
- the LOC118034981 gene encoding cell wall / vacuolar inhibitor of fructosidase 2 — encoded protein: MAFSHCFSLFFPLLAIILLTNPTLSEAQDSQVLIDEVCRQMEDYGFCNRVFHENMKSPSIDYVGLTAIAMDQTITNATNTYEYILDLLRNTTDQSLRNVLVACENAFGIVKSSFGDALQSFNRKDYDDMFKLERDAPRAQASCETSFIAPPSPPNPLAERNREMRILITMAIVSGKEILKR